A single Gemmatimonadota bacterium DNA region contains:
- a CDS encoding transcription termination/antitermination protein NusG: MVAFNPVPEPEPRWYAVQALSSKENRVLHLIETLIDEERLSAEEDDREPEILRALVPTYETIQMRNQKRVTVTKRSYPGYVLVELLTYFDGEDSHTNEKIRPYLKEYTVHLVNSIAGVLRFVGPQPLNPRPLAEEEINRILGTGEEAEEERARVPFRTEEAVEVTDGPFNGFSGVVNEVDHDKGRVRVEVSIFGRPTTVDLEYTQLKKLA, translated from the coding sequence ATGGTCGCGTTCAACCCGGTGCCCGAACCGGAGCCCCGCTGGTACGCCGTGCAGGCGCTGTCCTCCAAGGAGAACCGCGTCCTGCATCTGATCGAGACCCTCATCGACGAGGAGAGGCTCAGCGCGGAGGAAGACGATCGGGAACCCGAGATCCTCCGTGCCCTGGTTCCCACGTACGAAACCATCCAGATGCGCAACCAGAAGCGCGTGACGGTTACCAAACGGAGCTATCCCGGCTACGTCCTGGTCGAGCTTCTCACCTACTTCGACGGTGAGGATTCTCACACCAACGAGAAGATCAGGCCCTATCTGAAGGAATACACCGTGCACCTGGTGAATTCGATAGCCGGGGTCCTGCGGTTCGTGGGACCCCAGCCCCTGAATCCACGTCCCTTGGCGGAGGAGGAGATCAACCGCATTCTGGGCACGGGCGAGGAAGCGGAGGAGGAGCGCGCTCGCGTGCCCTTCCGAACCGAGGAGGCGGTCGAGGTCACCGACGGCCCTTTCAACGGATTCAGCGGGGTGGTGAACGAGGTGGATCACGACAAGGGCCGCGTCAGAGTGGAGGTGTCGATCTTCGGACGGCCGACCACCGTGGACCTCGAGTACACTCAACTAAAGAAGCTGGCATAG
- the secE gene encoding preprotein translocase subunit SecE yields MSVLERVAGPRRFLGECAAELGKVAWPDADQLRSATIVVVAFTVVISLIIWIMDRVSDWFVQLIMGMFGA; encoded by the coding sequence GTGTCGGTTCTGGAACGGGTCGCCGGTCCGAGGCGTTTCCTGGGAGAGTGCGCGGCAGAGCTCGGCAAGGTCGCCTGGCCGGACGCCGACCAACTGCGCAGCGCCACGATCGTCGTGGTGGCGTTCACGGTCGTCATCTCCTTGATCATCTGGATCATGGACAGGGTTTCCGACTGGTTCGTCCAGCTCATCATGGGGATGTTCGGCGCCTAG
- the rpmG gene encoding 50S ribosomal protein L33 has product MPRDRVILACNECKERNYTTTKNKRLHPGRVEYRKYCRRCRRHMPHKETR; this is encoded by the coding sequence ATGCCTCGTGACCGCGTGATCCTCGCCTGCAACGAATGCAAGGAGAGGAACTACACCACCACGAAGAACAAGCGCCTCCACCCCGGGCGGGTCGAGTATCGCAAGTACTGTCGGCGCTGCCGGCGGCACATGCCGCACAAGGAGACCCGGTAG